AATATTCTTCAATCATTCCAATATAACCCCCGGAAATAAATTTAACCTTTAGCATGGCATCACTTACAATTACTCCCATATTCATCCGGTGAAGCATTGCTATTTTCCGTGAGGTTACCTTGTATAAACCATCATCCAAAATCACAATTTTATGGAATTCCTCATAACTCTTCAATACACTGCCACCAATGGTCAGAAACTCAAGAATGCTTTTCCATTCTTCATCCATCATTTCCTGAAACGCATATACCTTTTTGATTCTTTTATATACTTCATCGGGATAAAAACCGTTTCCAACCGCCAAGGTCATTAAGAACTGAACCAAAACATCGAAGCATAAGACCTGTGGTTCCCTTGGTTCAATTACTTTTTGCTTTACGGCTTCCTTTAAGGCAGAAACCTCAATCAGTTCCAGAGAATGAGTGGGTACACAATAAATTTTGGAAGTTTCAAAAGGGGAGTGTCCACTACGGCCTGCCCGCTGAAGAAATCTTGCCACTCCTTTTGCGGAACCGATCTGAATGACAGTATCAACAGGTTTAAAATCTATTCCTAAATCTAGCGATGATGTGGAAACAACAGCTTTTAATTTTCCTGAACTCAGATTCTCTTCAATCCAGATCCTTAAATGAGCATCAATGGAGCTATGATGAATAGCGATCTGCCCCGCAAAATCCGGATAGGCGTCCAGCAGCAGCTGATACCACATTTCACTTTGGCTTCGGGTATTGGTAAAAACAATGGTAGATTTTGAGTTGAGAATAATGGGTACTACTTTATCCGCCAATTTATTCCCAAGATGTCCTGCCCAGGGCAATATTTCAATTTCATCCGGAAAGACGGGAATAATATCTATTTTCTTTCGTTCCGTAGCTGTAATTTGAGTTTTTTTAACGTCATAGGGAATCAAAACTTCCATAGCTTCTTCCAGATTGCCTATTGTTGCTGTAATGCCCCAGATTTTCATGTCGGGAACGTAGCTTCTAAGCTGTGAAATTCCCAATTCTACCATTACACCTCGCTTTGAACCTAATAATTCATGCCATTCATCTACAACAATACATTTCATATCGCGAAAAAAGGACTCATGATTTTTCTGAGCAAGAAGTAAGTGTAAACTTTCTGGTGTTACGACAAGAATTTCAGGCATTTTCTTTACCTGCTGTTGTCTCACTTTAGGATCTGTATCTCCGTTTCTGACCCCTACAGCCCAGTCAAGCCCAATTTCATCAATAGCTTCCTGCATGGCCTTCGCAATATCCTTGGATAAAGATCTTAATGGGCTTATCCAGATCATTTTCAAACCTTTTTTATAATGTTCAGGATGATTCAGAAAGTCTGAAACCAATGCTAAAAAAACGGAAAAAGTTTTCCCAAATCCTGTAGGAGCCACGACCATACCGCTGTATCCGCTTCCGAATCTGCGCCATGCATCTATTTGAAATTTAAAAGGAGACATTCCTTTATCAACCATCCATTGTTGAATGATTTTAAATCCATTGGTATGTTCAAAAGCAGCCACGTTATTGTATTAATTTTTTAATTTCTTCAAGATGGTCAATTTCGTCTACCGTTTTATCTTTCCGCCATCTGACAATTCTTGGGAACCGAAGGGCAACACCACTTTTGTGACGGTTACTGAGTCCAATTCCTTCGAAGGCAATTTCAAAGACAAGCTCAGCTTTTACAGTTCGTACCGGGCCAAATTTTTCAATGGCATTTTTTGTTACAAATTTGCTTACTTCCATGATTTCTTTATCCGTCAATCCTGAATAAGCCTTCGCAATGGTAACCAGTTTATCCTCATTTTTTACGGCAAAAGTATAGTCGGTGTAATAGGCGCTACGTCTGCCACTACCTTTTTGGGCATAGATCAGAACGGCATCTATTGTAAAGGGATTGATTTTCCATTTCCACCAATCACCTTTCTTTCGACCTGAGTGATAAGGTGAATTTTTCTGTTTCAGCATCAATCCTTCACTATTTACCGTTCTTGAATTTTCCCGGATATGGTTAAGCTCTTCCCATTTTTCAAAATCGATGCTTTGAGAAAGCTTAATGTTATGAGGCTTTTCATTGCGCAATAATTCCTCCAGCATTGCTCTTCTGGCAGAGATTGGTTTCTCTCTCAAATCATTATGTTCAAGCTCCAGTAAATCGTAGGCAAAGACTTCTATAGGAATTTCCGAGAGCATTTTCTTAGTTAAAGTTTTTCTGTTTAATCTCTTCTGTAATTCATTGAAATTTAAAACTTTACCATCTTTTACTGCAAGTATTTCTCCATCTAAAACGAAGTTCCCGTTCATGGCTTTTATCACTTCGGTAATCTCGGGAAATTGCTCTGTAACAAGCTCTTCACCTCTCGACCAAATAAAGACTTCATCATTTCTTCGGATAATCTGTCCCCGAATTCCGTCCCATTTGTATTCTACCAGCCACTCATTGGATTCGCCAAGGGCATCAAGCTCTTTTTCTAAAGGATAGGCAAGGCAAAAAGGATATGGTTTTGAATTGTCAGGATTTACATTTTCAGCAGCAATCAGTTCTCTGAAAGAAGTTTCATTAGGGTTCCATTTCCCCATAAGACTATGCATCAGCGCACTGGATTCCTGACCGGAAAA
This genomic interval from Chryseobacterium joostei contains the following:
- a CDS encoding ligase-associated DNA damage response DEXH box helicase encodes the protein MVDKGMSPFKFQIDAWRRFGSGYSGMVVAPTGFGKTFSVFLALVSDFLNHPEHYKKGLKMIWISPLRSLSKDIAKAMQEAIDEIGLDWAVGVRNGDTDPKVRQQQVKKMPEILVVTPESLHLLLAQKNHESFFRDMKCIVVDEWHELLGSKRGVMVELGISQLRSYVPDMKIWGITATIGNLEEAMEVLIPYDVKKTQITATERKKIDIIPVFPDEIEILPWAGHLGNKLADKVVPIILNSKSTIVFTNTRSQSEMWYQLLLDAYPDFAGQIAIHHSSIDAHLRIWIEENLSSGKLKAVVSTSSLDLGIDFKPVDTVIQIGSAKGVARFLQRAGRSGHSPFETSKIYCVPTHSLELIEVSALKEAVKQKVIEPREPQVLCFDVLVQFLMTLAVGNGFYPDEVYKRIKKVYAFQEMMDEEWKSILEFLTIGGSVLKSYEEFHKIVILDDGLYKVTSRKIAMLHRMNMGVIVSDAMLKVKFISGGYIGMIEEYFISKLKKEEKFILAGRTLEVAMIKDMTVYVRSAKGRALVPSYLGGRLPLSSDLGHFLREKLSHALNPKASEKELKFLHPLLVNQEKNSHIPKEDEFLVEMIKNREGYHLFMYPFEGRLVHEVMAALIAYRISKLAPISFSMAMNDYGFELFSDKEIPLNEENIQQILSRENLMTDMIASINSAEMARRKFRDIAVISGMVIQNYAGKQRSNKSLQSSAGLIFKVLEDYDPNHFLIRQAYTEVFNIQLQEQRLVEAFKRIEKSKIILKHSHSFTPLSFPIKVDSLRQTLSSEGLDARIKRMLKL
- a CDS encoding ATP-dependent DNA ligase, which encodes MKHFANLINALETTNKTNAKIDAIMDYLERTPDDDKVWFIALFTGKRPKRNINTNYMKEWALEITGLPLWLFQESYSSVGDLGETLSLILPPPQEKIERSLSQWMNDIVDLKDKTEAEKKEFVLNSWNGLDYTERLIFNKLIGGSFRIGVSDKTLINALTKFSGQESSALMHSLMGKWNPNETSFRELIAAENVNPDNSKPYPFCLAYPLEKELDALGESNEWLVEYKWDGIRGQIIRRNDEVFIWSRGEELVTEQFPEITEVIKAMNGNFVLDGEILAVKDGKVLNFNELQKRLNRKTLTKKMLSEIPIEVFAYDLLELEHNDLREKPISARRAMLEELLRNEKPHNIKLSQSIDFEKWEELNHIRENSRTVNSEGLMLKQKNSPYHSGRKKGDWWKWKINPFTIDAVLIYAQKGSGRRSAYYTDYTFAVKNEDKLVTIAKAYSGLTDKEIMEVSKFVTKNAIEKFGPVRTVKAELVFEIAFEGIGLSNRHKSGVALRFPRIVRWRKDKTVDEIDHLEEIKKLIQ